A stretch of the Plasmodium berghei ANKA genome assembly, chromosome: 10 genome encodes the following:
- a CDS encoding leucine-rich repeat protein, with product MDEGIDDKSLLKLIKCSNNLELKQNEEIETLEICMERSINLNIFDQFKNIKELYLIKNNITDISPLFKCVNLEILFLQINQIESILGIKSLVKLEKLNLFNNKLTEKFINIEENINLTYIDLSDNQIENINFLSNTKRLTHINIANNKIKNLNPLKNNENIEYLNASGNRLQKFEDVQVLWHLTHLKELYLNSIYYRNNALANSILYKHYFFNNFPNLQILDHEIIVDKNRKITLRDMEVLKSIIDFKINLVQEKYYKEKYHILFINNKNICYLNNALKPFHSYCNIEEFLQINHDKKKSMLKIKDEINFLLSAYTSRFNYIMRRLKEEKNLQIKYITTSMNSYFNIFFKNITTVQNEYKKIEDFIKLMFKSETLKNYFVDDIKIENIIKVKKLNHGQLDEMIENHLNSLIYEKKLLFLHPYNYCKINNFFEFDEEEKTSEDTEKKKFFEKNYVCSCYNINHILKTLIKLFLEEDCINDLVHLIYYKKKKEDYFIDLKNDINIKKKIMAYKKLDFLVFPIYIVETYLFPNEYKEISAYSSQEYKTNEKKGDKENEDKNFNESKFKIYYTLPVHTNLKYIVNVSLVNKNKEKINDKPDINKSNYVTKIEKEKSKKKNFLEYITMGKMNTNSIGNNKERNNNPFIDCFYFNDKIKDQFLQYALDFDSVNFFNITKYFIKLSKVICEIRKNLFLLFSKEGIKSINNINNVVDNNENSIHMKEKIELISLDDLEIVKKKKEESLVSDLPLPSINRCNDDNDNETNKKKANVLFLNNLNLSKISLKLLHEKFIYLKELYLKNNNIHNLKHFFQYIEEYDMEHLEHLDLSFNCIFDITPIYNKFKNLIHFDMSYNYLYDYKQIMNFSINHQKIQYLSIKCNSIYFNQNYYDHVHILFPSIKKFNDIELVNKSDLNLRQYCFLEAPFENNIHYTDCDDKQTIECRFLSETAIDEEIITIPNHRKLYKEINLSNYKFYVTKIDLSNLYMKFELTNLLDFSSFPKLQVLNLSNNGIENLSNLKLPEKLKVLNLKNNKIVSIDNFINGELCCIEKIILDNNEIKNIDKINVLKNLKILRCSYNKISNIPILNNLKLIEINIHNNLIKDITNLILIKNKKQLVLLNIYNNKINFSNLDLYLTHIFPNLLILNNNYVERKIDTKKIFKSVYTLDIFFEIYNIYPPYTSLKVLEIKNLKIKNILFNINNDNFKNLEILNVSNNYINTIKNLGPLDNLRVLILNNNKHINEDSFICENKKNALNSFKSLQELDIGFCIISKTCFFKNCENLQNLKNLNLEGNNINLLKHLNYLKNLEILNLSNNKISKVCSNSFPQALKNLNISNNLIRNLSEFCEMENLEILDLRVNRIDNIDEFKHLKNLNNLKELYLSGNRKIKEHFITIKDILNQVKYFDTRIMKDHENIKHEIEEKVEKNLTPKNEINKKITLTTAKNKTTKLFKKVAIKNTQLKRVIKNKNSFDTKIGKKNDFVVIGKKITSKGNY from the exons ATGGATGAAGGAATTGATGATAA aagtttattaaaattaattaaatgcTCTAATAATCTTGagttaaaacaaaatgaagaaattgAAACGTTAGAAATATGCATGGAAAGATCAATTAAccttaatatatttgatcagtttaaaaatataaaagaattatatttaataaaaaataatattactGATATAAGCCCCCTCTTTAAGTGTGTAAATTTAgaaattttgtttttgcAAATTAATCAAATTGAGAGTATACTag gAATAAAGAGCTTGGTGAAGCTCGAAAAGTTAAACTTATTCAATAATAAACTAActgaaaaatttataaatatcgaagaaaatataaatttgacATATATAGATTTAAGCGACAAtcaaatagaaaatatcaattttttatctaatacaaaaagattgacacatataaatatagctaacaataaaataaaaaatttaaacccattgaaaaataacgaaaatatagaatatttaaatgctAGTGGAAACAg ACTTCAAAAATTTGAAGACGTACAAGTTCTTTGGCATTTAACCCATTTGAaagaattatatttaaactCAATATATTaca GAAATAATGCCCTGGCGAATAGCATATTGTATAAGCattacttttttaataattttccaaATTTACAA ATATTAGACCATGAAATAATTGTGGACAAGAATAGAAAAATAACGTTACGAGATATGGAAGTTTTAAAAAGCATTAttgattttaaaataaatttagtTCAAGAGAAATATtacaaagaaaaatatcatatattatttataaataacaaaaatatatgttacCTAAACAATGCATTAAAGCCATTTCATTCCTATTGCAATATAGAAGAATTTCTCCAAAttaat CACGATAAAAAGAAATCCAtgctaaaaataaaagatgaaataaattttttattaagcGCATATACTTCCAG atttaattatataatgcGCCGATTAAAAGAGGagaaaaatttacaaataaaatacatcaCGACATCAATGAACTCTTACttcaacatttttttcaaaaacaTAACCACAGTCCAGAATGA atataaaaaaatcgaagactttattaaattaatgtTCAAATCAGAAACgctgaaaaattattttgtagacgatataaaaattgaaaatataataaaagtaaaaaaactAAACCATGGCCAACTGGATGAAATgat aGAAAACCACTTAAATAGTTTAATTtacgaaaaaaaacttCTTTTTTTGCATCCATACAATTa ttgcAAAATAAACAACTTTTTTGAGTTTGATGAAGAGGAAAAAACAAGCGAAGACacggaaaaaaaaaagttttttgaaaaaaattatgtttgTTCATGCTACAatataaatcatattttaaaaacacTTATTAA ACTTTTTTTAGAAGAGGATTGCATAAACGATTTGGtgcatttaatttattataagaaaaaaaaagaagactattttatagatttgaaaaatgatataaacataaaaaaaaaaattatggcatataaaaaattagacTTTTTAGTATttcctatatatattgttgaAACCTATTTATTCccaaatgaatataaagaaatatcTGCTTACAGCTCTcaagaatataaaacaaatgaaaaaaaaggagacaaagaaaatgaagataaaaattttaacgaatctaaatttaaaatttattacacCTTACCAGTTcatacaaatttaaaatatatagtaaatGTTAGTTtggtaaataaaaataaagaaaaaattaatgacAAACcggatataaataaatcaaattaTGTTACTAAAATAGAGAAGGAAAAAagtaagaaaaaaaatttcttGGAGTATATCACGATGGGAAAAATGAATACTAATTCAattggaaataataaagaaagaaataataaccCTTTTATAGATTGCTTCTATTTTAACGATAAAATTAAGGACCAGTTTTTGCAATATGCTCTAGATTTTGATTCTGTaaacttttttaatattacaaaatattttatcaagTTAAGTAAAGTTATATGCGAAATCCGAAAAAATCTTTTTTTGCTCTTCTCCAAAGAAGGCATAAAATcgattaataatattaacaacgttgttgataataatgaaaatagtaTCCATATGAAGGAAAAGATTGAGCTTATATCCTTAGATGACCTtgaaattgtaaaaaaaaaaaaagaggaaTCGCTAGTTAGCGATTTACCTTTACCATCAATTAATCGGTGTAATGATGATAACGATAATGagacaaataaaaaaaaggcgaacgttttatttttaaacaatttGAACTTAAGCAAAATAAGCCTAAAATTGTTGCATgaaaaattcatatatttaaaagaattatatttaaaaaataataatatacataatttaaaacatttttttcaatatatagAAGAATATGACATGGAACATTTAGAACATTTagatttatcatttaattgtatttttgatattacacctatatataacaaatttaaaaacctaattcattttgatatgtcatataattatctttatgattataaacaaataatgaattttaGCATAAATCaccaaaaaatacaatatttaTCAATTAAGTGcaattctatatattttaaccaaaattattatgacCATGTTCATATTCTTTTTCcatctataaaaaaatttaacgATATAGAACTAGTAAATAAGTCAGATTTAAACCTAAGACAATATTGCTTTTTAGAAGCACCTTTTGAGAATAATATCCATTATACAG aTTGTGACGATAAACAAACTATAGAATGTAGATTTCTAAGTGAAACAGCTATAGATGAAGAGATAATAACAATTCCAAACCATCGAAAGTTGTacaaagaaataaatttgagtaactataaattttatgtgACGAAAATAGACTTATCAAACTTGTATATGAAATTTGAGCTAACCAATTTACTCgatttttcatcttttcCAAAATTGCAAGTTTTAAACTTATCAAATAATGGGATTGAAAACTTAAGTAACTTAAAATTGCccgaaaaattaaaagtgttaaatttaaaaaataataaaattgtaagtattgataattttataaatggaGAGTTATGTtgtatagaaaaaataatattagacaataatgaaataaagaatattgataaaataaatgtgttaaaaaatttgaaaatattaaggtgctcatataataaaataagtaatataccaatattaaataatttaaaattaatagaaataaatatacacaataatttgataaaagATATCACCAacttaattttaataaaaaataaaaaacagcttgttttattaaatatttataataataaaattaatttctCAAACCttgatttatatttaacaCATATATTCCCTAATCtgttaatattaaataataattatgtagaaagaaaaatagacacaaaaaaaatttttaaaagtgTATATACtcttgatatattttttgagatatataatatttaccCCCCTTATACATCATTAAAAGTTttagaaattaaaaatcttaaaattaaaaatatattatttaacatAAACAATgacaattttaaaaatctTGAGATCCTAAACGTTTCCAACAATTACATAAACACAATTAAAAATCTGGGGCCTTTGGACAATCTCAGG GTTCTAATCTTAAACAACAATAAGCATATAAACGAAGATTCGTTCATTTGTGAAAATAAGAAGAATGCGCTAAATTCTTTTAAATCTTTAcaa GAACTTGATATAGGGTTTTGTATAATATCTAAGACttgttttttcaaaaattgtgaaaatttacaaaatttgaAGAACTTGAATTTAGAGgggaataatataaatttattaaaacatttgaattatttgaaaaatcttgaaattttgaatttgtcaaataataaaatatccaAAGTATGCTCAAACTCATTTCCCCAGGCtttgaaaaatttgaaCATATCTAACAACCTAATAAG AAATTTGAGTGAATTTTGTGAAATGGAAAATCTCGAAATTTTAGACCTTCGTGTGAACAGAATAGACAATATTGACGAATTTAAacatttgaaaaatttaaataatttaaaagaattatatttgagcggaaatagaaaaataaaagaacaTTTTATCACTATTAAGGATATATTAAACcaagtaaaatattttgatacACGAATTATGAAAGATCAcgaaaatattaaacatgaaatagaagaaaaagtggaaaaaaatttaacaCCTAAAAATGagattaacaaaaaaatcaCATTAACGActgcaaaaaataaaaccaCAAAACTCTTCAAAAAAGTTGCCAtcaaaaat acacaattaaaaagggtcataaaaaacaaaaacagTTTTGATACG aagATAGGCAAAAAAAACGATTTTGTTGTaataggaaaaaaaattacaagcAAAGGAAActattaa